CGGCCAGCGCTCGCTGATTATGATCCAAATCATCCGGCAGATACACGTCGAGGTGGACAATAAGGTCGCCTCGTTTTTTGTGCGGCGGCGAGTGAAAACCCCGCGCCGCGGCCCGCAATTTCGAACCGGGGTAGGTTCCCGGCGGAATGACGATCTCAATCGCCGTGTCGTCGGGAAGCGCCACGGCCGCGCGACCGCCGGAAATGGCAATGCACAGCGGAATCGCTTTTTCGACATGTAGGTCTAAGGCGTTGCGCGAGAAGTGAAGCGATCCGTCGACGCTCACGCTTAGGAACAGGTCGCCGTCTTCGTGCCCGGCTAGGCCTTGATGCCCTTTTCCTTTGGCGCGTAGCAGGGTGTCTGAGTCGACGCCCGGCGGTACCCGCACGGTGACATTCGTTTCCGATGGCACACGTCCCTGGCCGTGGCAGGGGCGACACCGACCGGCGCCGACCACGCCGCGCCCCGAACATTTGGGGCATCGTTTGTGAATCACGCCCGCGATGGGGAAGGTCAGCACGCCGCGACCGTGGCACAGAGGACAGGCTTCGTGTTCTTCCCATCCCGCGCCCTCGCAGTCGACGCAGCGGAGTAGGCGTTCGTACCGCAAGCTCAGTGTTGTGCCGGTGAAACTTTCCACGAAGCTGATGCCGCGGGCCATGTCGATGTTCGCTCCGTCGAGCGAGACATCTTCAAACGGCGCGCGGGCAAGGCGACGGGCGACGGTGAGCAACGCACCGCCGAGGCGCGTGCGGGATTGTGGATCGGTCAGCACATTGGCCAGTCGCCGCAGGGGGGCGGCAAGCAGGAAGAAGCGCAGCGCGTCGTACTGGCGTCGTTGCTTGGCGTCGGAGAGGACGCGGTACGCCTCTGAGACGGCCTTAAATCGTTGATGTGCAGTCGTATCGTCGGTCATGTCCGGATGGGTTTCACGGACCAAGCGCCGATATGCGGCTCGAATCGCATCGGCGTCGGTACGGGGGGTGACGCCCAGGATTTTGTAGTGGTCTTGCAGCATCGTGTCACATATTGAAAAGGGGCACGCCGCAATCGGCCGCGCCCCTTATACAGTTCGAAACGTCGAATTAGGCGAATTCGTCTTCGTCGTCGAATTCGTCGTCAAAGCTATCGTCGAAGTCTTCGTCTTCGATGTCGACACCTTCGTAGCTCGTGGCGTACATCGTTTCGGCCAGCTTGTGACTGGCGCGGTTGAGTTCGTCGATCGCGGCGCGAATAACCCTTGGATCATCGTTTTTCAAAGCTTCACGCAATTCGTAAATCGCGTTTTCGATTTGATCGATCTCGCGGTCCGAGAGCTTGTCGGCATATTCCTTCATGCTCTTTTCGGCGGTGTAGATCAGGCCGTCGGCGTTGTTTTTCAACTCGGCCAGTTCGCGCCTGGAACGGTCGGTGTCGCGCGTGGATTCCGCGTCGCGGACCATCCGGTCGATGTCGGCCTCGGACAAACCGGAGGCGCCGGTGATTTGAATCTGTTGCTTCTTGCCGGTGCCCAGGTCCTTGGCGGAAACGTGGACGATACCGTTGGCATCGATATCGAAGGTGACCTCGATTTGCGGGACACCGCGCGGCGCCGGCGGAATGCCGACCAACTCGAATCGACCAAGGCTGCGGTTATCGACCGCCATGTCGCGCTCGCCCTGCAGGACGTGAACCGTCACCGCGGGTTGATTGTCGGCGGCCGTTGAGAAGACCTGGCTTTTCTTGGTCGGGATCGTCGTATTACGTTCGATAATTTGGGTAAAGATGCCGCCCATCGTTTCGATGCCGAGGGACAGCGGGGTAACATCGAGCAGCAGTACGTCTTTGACGTCGCCGCGCAGAACACCACCCTGAATCGCGGCACCGATGGCGACGACTTCGTCCGGGTTGATGCCGCCGTAAGGCTCCATGGCGAAAATGTCGCGCACGGCCTGTTGGACGCGCGGCATACGGGTCATGCCACCGACGAGAATGATGCGGTCGATTTCCGCCGACGCGAGATCGGCGTCTTCCATGGCTTGCTGGCAGGGGCCGTCGAGTCGCTTAATCAGGTCGTCGACGAGTTCCTCAAGCTTCTCGCGAGTCAGGTTAATGTTCAGGTGCTTCGGACCGCTGGCGTCGGCCGTGATGAAGGGAAGGTTGATATCGGTTTCATATGCCGAGGAAAGTTCGTGTTTGGCTTTCTCGGCCGCTTCCTTCAAGCGCTGCATCGCCATCTTGTCTTCGCGAAGGTCGGTGCCGTGCATCGATTTGAACTCGGCAACCAGGAAATCGATGATGCGCTGATCGAAGTCTTCGCCGCCCAGCAAGGTGTCGCCG
This genomic window from Candidatus Lernaella stagnicola contains:
- a CDS encoding DnaJ C-terminal domain-containing protein is translated as MLQDHYKILGVTPRTDADAIRAAYRRLVRETHPDMTDDTTAHQRFKAVSEAYRVLSDAKQRRQYDALRFFLLAAPLRRLANVLTDPQSRTRLGGALLTVARRLARAPFEDVSLDGANIDMARGISFVESFTGTTLSLRYERLLRCVDCEGAGWEEHEACPLCHGRGVLTFPIAGVIHKRCPKCSGRGVVGAGRCRPCHGQGRVPSETNVTVRVPPGVDSDTLLRAKGKGHQGLAGHEDGDLFLSVSVDGSLHFSRNALDLHVEKAIPLCIAISGGRAAVALPDDTAIEIVIPPGTYPGSKLRAAARGFHSPPHKKRGDLIVHLDVYLPDDLDHNQRALADEWFHAAHTGDEAAVNRHAAQLLRQLEGLVCCED
- the dnaK gene encoding molecular chaperone DnaK; this encodes MSKVIGIDLGTTNSCVALIEGGEPIVIANAEGARTTPSMVAFTENDERPVGQVAKRQAITNPRNTVFAVKRLIGRKFHSREIEHVMNMVPFTIVEAENGDAWVEVNGRAYSPAQISAMILEKMKQIAEDYLGEEVTEAVITVPAYFDDSQRQATKDAGTIAGLSVLRIINEPTAASLAYGLDKREQEKIGVFDLGGGTFDISILEIGDGVFEVKSTNGDTLLGGEDFDQRIIDFLVAEFKSMHGTDLREDKMAMQRLKEAAEKAKHELSSAYETDINLPFITADASGPKHLNINLTREKLEELVDDLIKRLDGPCQQAMEDADLASAEIDRIILVGGMTRMPRVQQAVRDIFAMEPYGGINPDEVVAIGAAIQGGVLRGDVKDVLLLDVTPLSLGIETMGGIFTQIIERNTTIPTKKSQVFSTAADNQPAVTVHVLQGERDMAVDNRSLGRFELVGIPPAPRGVPQIEVTFDIDANGIVHVSAKDLGTGKKQQIQITGASGLSEADIDRMVRDAESTRDTDRSRRELAELKNNADGLIYTAEKSMKEYADKLSDREIDQIENAIYELREALKNDDPRVIRAAIDELNRASHKLAETMYATSYEGVDIEDEDFDDSFDDEFDDEDEFA